TGTACCTTGACATGAATGCCGCGGCCTTCTCTCAACGTGCCGATGACGGTGCCGCCGGGGCCTGCCTTCAGCGCGGCTTCCACGTCCTCCGGCTTCACGATGGCTACCCAGCCGATGCCCATGTTAAAGGTGTTGAAGCGGTCCTGCGGGTCCACATGCTTCAGGATTTTCTGGGCTGCGGTGTTGTCCCAGCAGGGAATGGTGAGGTCCGCGCCGTAGTCGCCCAGGAAGCGTTCCAGGTTTTCCGGAAGGCCGCCCCCCGTGATGTGGGCGTATGCCTTCGGGATGACGTTGAAGCGGCGCATGTCCGCCACCACGTCATGGTACAGGCGGGTGGGCTGTAGCAGGGAACGGAGTTCCTCTTCATCAACCACGTCCGGGTTTTCCTCCAGAATGCGGCGGATAAGGCTCCAGCCGTTGGCATGGAAGCTGTCGGATTTGTAGCCGATGAATACGTCTCCGGGGCGAACGGTCTTGGGGTCGATCAGCTTGCTTTTTTCACAGCATCCGATGCAGAAGCCGGAGAGTTCCACGATGGATTCCGGAACCACGCCGGGCATTTCCGCCGTTTCTCCGCCGGCCAGGATGCAGTTGCAGGATTCCAGATAGTCGCACATGCCGGCCACCAGGCGGGTGATGCGGGTACGTTCCTGTTCCAGATTGGAGATGCCCAGGTAGTCCAGGAAAAGAAGAGGGTCTCCGCCCGTGGTAAGGATGTCGTTGACGTTCATGGCCACCAGGTCCTTGCCGGCGGTTTCCACCATGTCCAGTTCGAAAAGGATTTCCGTCTTGGTGCCTACGCCGTCGCATCCGGTGACGATGACCGGTTCCTTGTAGGAGCTCAGGTCATAGGCGGCGGCAAAAAGACCGAAGGCCTGGTGCAGGGATCTCTGCTTTTGCGTTCTTTTAACGTGAGAGCTGATGTCGGATACGAAAGCGGCTGCTTCTTTGGTATCGACCCCCGATTGCTTGTAGGTTAGTTTGCCGGACATTGAACGGATGGACTGGGTGTGCCAGCATCCTAAAGGAAGGCTCCTGCCGCGGCGAGTGAAAAAAGAAGTATTTTTGCCATAGGCCGCGCAGGAGGAAGCCTTTTTATTCCACTTCTATCTTGCAGTCGCGCCAGAGCCACCAGGCATCCAGCGAGAATTTGCCCGGTCCCGTGTAGAAGAGGGTCAGGTAAATCAGCAGATAGATGGCGGCGAGCTCCTGTGCGCCCCAGCCGGAGAGGCCCAGGACGAGGAAGAGAGCCACGCACATGTTGATGATCAGGAGAAGGGAGGCCAGGCGGGTGAAGAGCCCCAGGAAGATGAGGATGGAACATCCGAATTCCGCGCCTACGCACAGCAGCAGGGACAGGAAGTTGCCGATTCCCAGCGGGTCCTGGAAAGCCGCCCAGTTTCCGCTGATGAGCATTCCCAGCTTGGGGATGCCGTGCACAAGCATCATCGCGCCTACGCCCAGGCGCAGCAATAGGACGCCGAAGTCCATGCTGGTGTTGGTGGAGAAAGAGCCCAGCAGGCAGCACGCGGATGATTTGCATTTATTCTGTTCCATGCACTGTAGACCGTTCGTGCGGCAGAAATGCTCAAATAAAATAGGATGAAATGAAATATCCGGAACCAGGAGGAAGCGGCCTGCTGCGCGGACGTTCCGTTTGAGGAGAAGCCGGGCACTTTCCGCAGTTTCCGGCCTGCCGGCAGACACTGCCGCGCGCGGGTGGAGAAGGAGATAATGTTTCTTATTGAAGAGGCTGGCAGACAGCCTCTTCAATAGGTTTTTCAAGGGGTGTTCAATGCTTTTTTGCGGGAATCAGGCGGAAGGCGGAGGGGGATTTGGCGGATTTGATTTCCAGGGGCTTGGTCGGGTCCTTTTGAGTTTCCGCGCCTATGGTGATGATAAGCCTGTCTTTGGGGTGGATGACGGTAGCGTTTTCAAAGACGAGCGTATTGGAGCCGTCCGTCAGCTTCCAGCCGTCCAGCAGGATGCCGGAGTCTCCGGAATTGTTGATAATCACGTTGCCGATGCCAGGTTCCAGCTTGGGGGCGGGCTGCTTGAGCTTCATGCTTTTTGCCAGCTTGGCGAAGGTGATTTCAGCAATGCGCCGCGCGCCCGGCTCCGTGGGGTGCAGGCCGTCCACATACCATTCCGGATGATCGGAAAGGGGGTGCAGCGCGTCAAAAAGGCCGACCTTGTGCTTGCGCGCCACGGTGGCGATCAGTTTTTCCGCTTCCGGACGGTTGGCCGCGGAGCCGTTGTCCGAGCCTGCGTATTTGCGCACATCCGGGTAGCAGTTGCCGGGGAACGCCTTTTTGTTGAGCGGGCCGCGGTAGTCCGGACCCAGCAGGCCCCAGGCGAAGAATCTGGCCTTGGGATTGGCGGATTTCCAGGCATTGAACAGGTCGTCATAACCCTTGGCGAACAGCTTGGGGTCCCACCAGCGGCCCGTATCGTTGATGCCCAGGTTGCAGATGTAAACGTCCGCCTTGAATTCCAGGGATTGCTTGTGTTCCTTGGTGCTGCCGTACCAGCGGCCCACTTGGCCCGGATAGTCGCCCGCCGTTTTTCCGGGGTTGCCGAATCCCCGGACGTCAAAGTCCGGGCCCATCAGCGTGCCGAGCACCTGCGGATACCGGGCATCTCCGGGTTGGAGGCCGGAGCCGAAGGTGATGCTGTCCCCCACGCAGGCTACTTTGGTGGGGACGGCCTGTGCCGCGGTGCCCAGGGAAAGGGCCGCGGCCAGGGAAGCGAAGAGAAGATGAAGGTTCATGGTATGGTGGAGTGAGAAGGGTTATTTTTTAGGAGTGGGCGCATCCGTGCGGAAGGGGCGGGCGGGGAGCTGGTCGCCGTTGACCAGGTTGGGGGTCACGAAGCGGTTCCAGCAGTACCGTGCGTGTTTGGGGGATTTGACCTCCGGGGAGGTGAGGCGGATGACAGCGGTGCTGCCTTTCCTGTTCGTGATTTCCGCCGTGGCGGGATGGTAAGCGCCGTCCGCCCCGGCAATTTCAAACTGGGCCGGTTCCTTGCCGTCCGTCGTGGTCAGGTCTTTGGCGTGTTCCAGTTGGATCAGAAGGGCGCTGCCGGAGGGTTTGAAGGCTTTGAAGGAGGGGCCTTCACAGGGAACCTTTTTGCCGTAAACCTTGTTGAGTGCCGTGTTCCCCGCGCGTTCTCCCACGGGACGCTTGAAGGGGGGGTGGACATCGGCGTTGGTGGAACCCAGGTCAATGGTGTTGACGCTGTAGACCTGCGGGACGGTTTTGGCTACCGTGTCCTGCATTTCCCGGAATTCCGGCCAGCCGGCACGGATTTTTGACGGATCGTTGATGCGGGGGAGCTGAATCATGACGAAGGGCATTTCCGGATTGCGGAAGGCTTTTCTCCAGGAGGAGATCATGGTTTTCAGCAGCATGCCGTTCTGTTCGTTGTCAATGATTTCAGCGTCGGATTCGCCCTGGTACCAGATGACGCCCGTGATGGGGAGGGCTGTCATCCACGCGATGCCGGATTCATAAAGGAACGCCGGTTTGTAGGGATGGTCCGGAGACCCCTGGTCCAGACGCGGGGAGATGTTTTTTCTGGCGCGTCCCCTTACCCAGTCGGAGATGAGGGGTGAGTCCAGCCAGTGGTTGCCGCGCAGGGTGCGGAAGCTGCTGTTGGCATTGATGACCTGCCGGGGAATCCACGCCGCTATTTCCGAGCCGCCCAGGGAGGAATGGATGATGCCTACCGGAATGCCGAGCCCTTCACGGAGTTTTTTGCCGAAGTAGTAGCCGACGGCCGCCATCGGGCCCGAGGCGGCGGGGGAACTGACGGCCCACTGCCCCTTATAGAATTTGTCCGTAGTGACGGCGTCAAAATCCTTGTCGGAATAGGGGGCGTTGTTCGTGTGGGCCTGTGGGACGTTGTTGAACAAGCGGAGCTGCTCGTCCGCGGAGGCGGCTATGTCTTCCTTGGCCGTGGAGGTCTGGTTCAGGCGGAACAGCATGTTGGACTGCCCGGAGGCCAGCCACACTTCTCCCACCAGCACGTCGTCCAGCTTGGAAGAGTCTCCGTTCTGGGTGGCCGTCAGCGTTTGTCCCTCTGCGCTGGGTTTCATGGGGGGCAGGGTGACGCTCCATTTTCCCTTGGAATCCGCCTTTGTTTTCAGGGAGGAGCTTCCGAAGGTGACGGTCACTTCCTTGTTGGGATCAGCCGTGCCGGAGACGGGCACGTTTTTCCCGTGGGGAAGGACCATGTGGGAACCGAATACCCGGTCGAATTGGGGAGCGGCCGCCCAAGCCGCATTCAGGGCGATGGCGGCAGCCAGGATGCATGGAGTATGGAGATGCATGATTTAACAGGTTATTTGAGAAGGAGTTCGTCCCGTGTGAGGCCGGTCAGCCGTCCGAGCCGTTTGATCAGGCGCGTCATGATGAAGACGAGGGCGACCAGGATGGGCACCCCGATGATCAGGAAGCCCCACCAGGTGATGCTGCCGATGGCCACGTTGTAGGCCACCTGCTGTTCCGCCTCAGGCTGGCGCATGACGGAGGACATGAAGGAGAGGCTCAGGAAGAAGTTGCCGATGGAGGAGGCAACCAGCGTGCCCGCCAGAATCCAGGACGAGTTTGCCAGCAGGCGCTGGTAGGTCTGTTCCTCGCCGTTGGCGGCCACCGCCTGTTCTATCCTGCGCACGTCAAACAGCTTCGGCGTGTAAATGAACATGTTGAGAAGGGGGGAGCCGGTGGAGCGGGAGACGACGACCGCCGCCGCCAGGATGAGGGGAATCAGGGCCTCCTTTCCGGCAAACAGCCAGGGAGTGGCGCTGTGGATGCGCCCCTCCGGCCCGATGACGAAGATGCTGATGACGCCCGTCAGCAGCACGCCGGCCATGCCTACGCCGGACATCAGGTCAAATTTCCTGGTGACGACCAGGGAACGGATTCCATAGACCAGGGGAAGGGAAAGGGCGAAAACGAGCGCCCATACCGGGCCGATGTGCCAGAAGCTTTCCCCCGCCGGACGTTCCAGGGGATTGGCGGGGCCCGCGCTGCAGTAGTCCAGAATCAATACCGGGAGCAGGATGTTGATGAAAATTCCCAGCAGGGAGGAACGTGAGTTGTTTTGCGTTTTATCCATGAATTCGGAGGCAGGTACTTGTATCATACGCAGATGCGTCCCCGCAAGTTGCAACCCCGTGTGTGAATGTAAAGACCAGAAGCGGGGGGAGGCGGTTTTTTCCTCCGCAGGCGGCCCCGCGGAAATCGTGGCATCTAACGGCATCTTCCGTTCTTTTGGCTGGACACAGGTGTGAATAATGTTCAGCTTCTCCCGTGACTCTGACAGATCATTTTTCCCCCATGACTCAAACATCTTCTTTTTCGACGCTTGGCATTTCGCCGGAGATTCTGGAAGCCATTGAAGTGCTCGGCTTCGATACTCCTTCCGCCATTCAGGAGCAGGCGATTCCCGCTGCGATCGGAGGGTCCGATATCGTGGGGCTGTCCCATACGGGTTCCGGAAAGACGCTTGCCTTTGCCATTCCGGCCCTGGAGTGCATTGATCCCGAGGAGCGGAATGTCCAGGTGCTGGCCCTTTGCCCCACGCGGGAACTGGCCGTCCAGATTTGCCGGGAGGTGGACAAGCTGGCCCTGTTCATGGACGGCGTTTCCGCCGTTCCCATTTATGGCGGTTCCTCCTTCCGCCCGCAATTGGACGCCCTGCGGCGCGGGGTCCAGTTCGTGGTGGGAACGCCCGGCCGCGTCATGGACCTGATGGAGTCCGGTGCGCTGAAGCTGGACAATCTCCGCATGCTGATTCTGGATGAAGCGGACGAGATGCTGGACATGGGCTTTCTGGAAGATATTGAACGTATTGCGGAGTTCATGCCGGAAACGAAGCAGACCCTGTTTTTCTCCGCCACCATGTCTCCGGAAATCAACCGGCTGGTGAACCGGTTCATGAAGGACCCCGTCCAGATCACCATTGAGCGGCCCACGCTGACGGTGCCCACCATTGAACAGTCTTATTATGAGGTGGTATTTTCTTCCCGGATTGAGGTGCTCAGCCGCTTGCTGGACACGGGGAAGATCAAGATGGGCCTGGTTTTTGCCAATACCAAGAAAGTGGTGGACGACATCGTGGACGGCCTGACGGCCCGGGGTTATCCCGTGGACCGTCTCCACGGGGACATGCCCCAGATCATGCGGGAGCGCGTGATGGATTCCTTCCGCAAGGGGAGCCTGCGTCTGCTGGTGGCTACGGATATTGCCGCCCGCGGCCTGGATGTGGACGATGTGGATGCCGTGGTGAATTTTGAACTGCCGCGTGATCCGGAGGATTACGTGCACCGCATCGGCCGCACGGCGCGCGCCGGGCGCAAGGGGAAGGCCATCACTTTTATGGGGCGCCGTGATTTTTCCCTGATGAGCCGCATTGAACGCTTCATCGGCGTCAAGCTGACTCCGGAACCCGTGCTGACCGCCGTTCAGGTGGACCAGCTCCGGACGGAATCCCTGGTGGATGATATTCTGGAACGCCTCAAGCCGGATGCCGTTCTGCCGGAGGAATTGAAGGAAGTGGAAGCCGCTCCGGAAGCCATGGCCGCCGCCCTGTTTGATTTGCTCCGGGAGCGCACGCACCGGGAAGTACAGCCCATTCCGGAGGACAAGCCCGCCCGCAGGACGCGCCATGTATCCCAGCCCGGAGAAGAGGCGGAGAGCCCGCAAAAGGGAGATTCCTGGCAGCACAAGGGGGATACGGTCACGCTGTTCATGAACGGCGGCAAGATGATCGGCCTGCGGCCCAAGGACATCGCCGGATTGTTTTACAATACGGTGGAAATGGAGAAGGGCGCCGTGGGCGATATCCGGATTTTCCCCAAGCATTCCCTGATTGAGGTGGACGCTTCCGTAGCTCCCCAGCTCCTGGACGCCCTGGCTACGGCCACCGTCTGCGGGTATGAGGTCAACGTCCGCGAGGACAAGGGCACGCCGGAATATTC
This portion of the Akkermansia massiliensis genome encodes:
- a CDS encoding GDSL-type esterase/lipase family protein; its protein translation is MNLHLLFASLAAALSLGTAAQAVPTKVACVGDSITFGSGLQPGDARYPQVLGTLMGPDFDVRGFGNPGKTAGDYPGQVGRWYGSTKEHKQSLEFKADVYICNLGINDTGRWWDPKLFAKGYDDLFNAWKSANPKARFFAWGLLGPDYRGPLNKKAFPGNCYPDVRKYAGSDNGSAANRPEAEKLIATVARKHKVGLFDALHPLSDHPEWYVDGLHPTEPGARRIAEITFAKLAKSMKLKQPAPKLEPGIGNVIINNSGDSGILLDGWKLTDGSNTLVFENATVIHPKDRLIITIGAETQKDPTKPLEIKSAKSPSAFRLIPAKKH
- the purM gene encoding phosphoribosylformylglycinamidine cyclo-ligase, which translates into the protein MSGKLTYKQSGVDTKEAAAFVSDISSHVKRTQKQRSLHQAFGLFAAAYDLSSYKEPVIVTGCDGVGTKTEILFELDMVETAGKDLVAMNVNDILTTGGDPLLFLDYLGISNLEQERTRITRLVAGMCDYLESCNCILAGGETAEMPGVVPESIVELSGFCIGCCEKSKLIDPKTVRPGDVFIGYKSDSFHANGWSLIRRILEENPDVVDEEELRSLLQPTRLYHDVVADMRRFNVIPKAYAHITGGGLPENLERFLGDYGADLTIPCWDNTAAQKILKHVDPQDRFNTFNMGIGWVAIVKPEDVEAALKAGPGGTVIGTLREGRGIHVKVQGE
- a CDS encoding DoxX family protein gives rise to the protein MEQNKCKSSACCLLGSFSTNTSMDFGVLLLRLGVGAMMLVHGIPKLGMLISGNWAAFQDPLGIGNFLSLLLCVGAEFGCSILIFLGLFTRLASLLLIINMCVALFLVLGLSGWGAQELAAIYLLIYLTLFYTGPGKFSLDAWWLWRDCKIEVE
- a CDS encoding VC0807 family protein, with the protein product MIQVPASEFMDKTQNNSRSSLLGIFINILLPVLILDYCSAGPANPLERPAGESFWHIGPVWALVFALSLPLVYGIRSLVVTRKFDLMSGVGMAGVLLTGVISIFVIGPEGRIHSATPWLFAGKEALIPLILAAAVVVSRSTGSPLLNMFIYTPKLFDVRRIEQAVAANGEEQTYQRLLANSSWILAGTLVASSIGNFFLSLSFMSSVMRQPEAEQQVAYNVAIGSITWWGFLIIGVPILVALVFIMTRLIKRLGRLTGLTRDELLLK
- a CDS encoding DEAD/DEAH box helicase, coding for MTQTSSFSTLGISPEILEAIEVLGFDTPSAIQEQAIPAAIGGSDIVGLSHTGSGKTLAFAIPALECIDPEERNVQVLALCPTRELAVQICREVDKLALFMDGVSAVPIYGGSSFRPQLDALRRGVQFVVGTPGRVMDLMESGALKLDNLRMLILDEADEMLDMGFLEDIERIAEFMPETKQTLFFSATMSPEINRLVNRFMKDPVQITIERPTLTVPTIEQSYYEVVFSSRIEVLSRLLDTGKIKMGLVFANTKKVVDDIVDGLTARGYPVDRLHGDMPQIMRERVMDSFRKGSLRLLVATDIAARGLDVDDVDAVVNFELPRDPEDYVHRIGRTARAGRKGKAITFMGRRDFSLMSRIERFIGVKLTPEPVLTAVQVDQLRTESLVDDILERLKPDAVLPEELKEVEAAPEAMAAALFDLLRERTHREVQPIPEDKPARRTRHVSQPGEEAESPQKGDSWQHKGDTVTLFMNGGKMIGLRPKDIAGLFYNTVEMEKGAVGDIRIFPKHSLIEVDASVAPQLLDALATATVCGYEVNVREDKGTPEYSDGPRPPRRSGGFRGGYRGDRDRSDRGGFRGNRGGFRSDRGERWGDRPRRDDRKKRF
- a CDS encoding sialate O-acetylesterase, with the translated sequence MHLHTPCILAAAIALNAAWAAAPQFDRVFGSHMVLPHGKNVPVSGTADPNKEVTVTFGSSSLKTKADSKGKWSVTLPPMKPSAEGQTLTATQNGDSSKLDDVLVGEVWLASGQSNMLFRLNQTSTAKEDIAASADEQLRLFNNVPQAHTNNAPYSDKDFDAVTTDKFYKGQWAVSSPAASGPMAAVGYYFGKKLREGLGIPVGIIHSSLGGSEIAAWIPRQVINANSSFRTLRGNHWLDSPLISDWVRGRARKNISPRLDQGSPDHPYKPAFLYESGIAWMTALPITGVIWYQGESDAEIIDNEQNGMLLKTMISSWRKAFRNPEMPFVMIQLPRINDPSKIRAGWPEFREMQDTVAKTVPQVYSVNTIDLGSTNADVHPPFKRPVGERAGNTALNKVYGKKVPCEGPSFKAFKPSGSALLIQLEHAKDLTTTDGKEPAQFEIAGADGAYHPATAEITNRKGSTAVIRLTSPEVKSPKHARYCWNRFVTPNLVNGDQLPARPFRTDAPTPKK